A portion of the Bufo gargarizans isolate SCDJY-AF-19 chromosome 7, ASM1485885v1, whole genome shotgun sequence genome contains these proteins:
- the GLUL gene encoding glutamine synthetase — MSTSASSQLSKAMKQMYMTLPQGEKVQAMYIWIDGTGEGLRCKTRTLDSEPKSIEDLPEWNFDGSSTHQSEGSNSDMFLIPVAIFRDPFRRDPNKLVFCEVLKYNRMTAETNLRHTCKQIMDMVTNEHPWFGMEQEYTLLGVDGHPFGWPSNGFPGPQGPYYCGVGANKAYGRDIVEAHYRACLYAGVKIAGTNAEVMPAQWEYQVGPCEGIDMGDHLWISRFILHRVCEDFGIVVSFDPKPITGNWNGAGCHTNFSTNRMRDEGGLKHIEEAIERLSKRHEYHIQSYDPKGGSDNARRLTGFHETSNIHEFSAGVANRGASIRIPRQVGQEQKGYFEDRRPSANCDPYAVTEALIRTCVLNETGDEPVQYKN, encoded by the exons ATGTCGACCTCGGCCAGTTCACAGCTAAGCAAGGCCATGAAGCAGATGTATATGACCCTGCCACAGGGAGAAAAGGTTCAGGCGATGTACATATGGATTGATGGGACCGGAGAAGGCCTGCGCTGCAAAACACGCACCCTCGACAGTGAACCCAAGTCGATTGAAG ATCTCCCTGAATGGAATTTCGATGGCTCTAGCACACATCAGTCAGAAGGATCGAATAGCGATATGTTTTTGATACCAGTGGCCATATTCAGAGACCCCTTCCGCAGAGACCCCAACAAGCTTGTGTTCTGTGAAGTGCTGAAATACAACAGGATGACAGCAG AAACAAATCTACGACACACTTGTAAACAAATTATGGATATGGTCACTAATGAACACCCCTGGTTTGGAATGGAACAAGAATATACTTTGCTTGGAGTGGATGGACACCCATTTGGTTGGCCCTCCAATGGCTTTCCAGGACCTCAAG gTCCTTATTACTGTGGTGTAGGAGCAAATAAAGCCTATGGGCGCGATATTGTAGAAGCACATTATCGAGCATGCCTTTATGCCGGAGTGAAAATTGCAGGAACAaatgcagaagttatgccagCTCAG TGGGAATACCAAGTGGGTCCATGTGAAGGAATTGATATGGGAGATCATCTGTGGATCTCCCGCTTTATCCTGCACAGAGTATGCGAAGACTTTGGAATTGTGGTTTCATTTGACCCTAAGCCCATTACTGGAAACTGGAATGGAGCTGGCTGCCACACAAACTTTAGCACAAATCGCATGCGAGATGAAGGAGGCCTCAA GCATATAGAAGAAGCCATTGAGCGCCTCTCTAAGCGTCATGAATATCACATTCAAAGCTATGACCCCAAGGGGGGTTCAGACAATGCACGTCGTTTAACAGGTTTCCATGAAACCTCCAACATCCATGAGTTTTCTGCTGGAGTGGCAAACCGGGGAGCAAGTATCCGCATTCCCCGCCAAGTGGGACAAGAGCAGAAAGGCTACTTCGAAGACCGACGTCCATCGGCCAACTGTGATCCTTATGCTGTGACGGAAGCCTTGATTCGAACCTGCGTGCTGAATGAAACTGGAGATGAACCTGTTCAATACAAGAACTAG